GTACCCCTCCTCGCCCTTGACCGCGGTCCGATAGAAAGAGGCGAACACCTCGTTGTGATGTGGCTGTGGCACCTCGCTGACGAACTCCTCCCACGCCTCGCGCGGACCGACGACGCCGAACGACCACGCATCGTCCAGCCCCGGGGTTCGAACGTCCTGTACTTCCCCACTCTGCATCTCGACGAGGAAGTGCTCCTCGCCGATCCCGATCAGAAAATCGTCGTCGAACGCGTCCCGGCCGTGCAGTTTCATCTCCGGATCGGCGTTGACGACGGTCCGGTACTCGTTCCACCATTCCTCGCTGGCTAGTGTGTCGGTTGTCATTCGTGTACTCTCCCCACACTGGTACCGTCAGCTGCTCCGGTCAGCGGTAGGGGTGGTAACTATCCACACAGAATCTCATAAATCCACAGTCCGGTGTCGAACACGATCAAATCGAACGGCCCGCGGCGCGATCAGAACAGGTGCTTCTCTTCGTCGAGCAGTTTCGCGGGCCCGCCGACGTTCCAGACGGTGGTCGAGACGCCGCAATCGGCAATCTCCTCCTCGACGCGCTCGGCGTGCTCGTCGGTGGTGTTGACGTAGACGCTAGCACCAGTGTCTGTCGAGAAGTAGACCGGGATACCCTCTTCCTCGCGGAGTTGGCGGACGCGGTTGAAGATCTCGAGGGTCGCGGGCTGCCAGTAGACCCAGCCCGAGGGGCCGGTCATCGTGGTCGCGGCGAGCGAGAGGGAGTCCTGTTCGGCCAGTTCGAAGGCGCGCTCGAAGTCGTTGTTTCGGAGGTAATCGCGCATCTCGGCGATCTGGCTGTGGATGTGTGCGTTCCGGGCCTGAAACATGTGGCTGTCCGCCGCCTCGTTGTGGGCGTCCTCGGTTTCCTTGTGGTACGGAACGAGGCCCACGATGATCTTGAGGTTCTCGTGAAGATCCGTCGGAATCCGTCGGGAGCGACAGTCTTCGTCGTTCATTCCCGTGTGAAGCTGGGAGAACGCACCGGTGACGGCACGCGCGGCCGAGGCCGACCCGACGCGCGCGATGGTCGAGATCTCCTGGCGCGAGGCGTCGAGTTCGGCCGCTTCGGCGAGCGCCATCGCGGCGGCCGCGAAACCGGACGAGGAGGAGCCGAGACCGACGTTCGATGGGAAGCTGTTCTCGCTCTCGAGACGGACCGGGTAGACGGTGTGGGCGGCATCGGACTTCGAGCGCGCCTTCTCGACGACGGCTTCGACCCGTTCGTGAGCGCGGCCATCCAGTTCCTCGCCGTCGACGACGAACGTGTCCTCGTCGTAGTCCATCGAGAACTCGACGGTCGTGCGCGTGTGGCTCGGGGCCGTACAGAGGCTGATACTGTCGTGATACGGAAGCCGCTTGATCTCGTCGCGCATTCCGTGATACTTGACCAACCCCTGAATCGGGTGGGCCATGGCGGTGGCTTTCATATCCAGATACGCGGATGACGCCCGCTTAAAGTTCACGGCATCCGATCGGTCGCCGACAGATCGGGGCGCGTACGTTACTCGAGGTGCGCGACGATGGATCGCCGCCACGTCTCGAGCGCTTCGATATCGTTCTCGAGTGCGGCGATCCGAGCCTCGACGTCGCTGGGCGTCGACTCTTCGAGGGCCTCGAGGTCGTCGGTCACGTCGCCGACCTGCCTCGCGAGTTCGGACCTGAGCAACACCACTTCGCGTTCGAGTCGTGCTTTGAGGTCGTCGATTCGCTGCGATTGCTCGTCCGTCCGCGCCTCGAGAGACGCCTCGTGGGTCTCGAGACGCGCCTCGAGTTCGGTCCGG
Above is a window of Natronorubrum tibetense GA33 DNA encoding:
- the mvaD gene encoding phosphomevalonate decarboxylase MvaD — its product is MKATAMAHPIQGLVKYHGMRDEIKRLPYHDSISLCTAPSHTRTTVEFSMDYDEDTFVVDGEELDGRAHERVEAVVEKARSKSDAAHTVYPVRLESENSFPSNVGLGSSSSGFAAAAMALAEAAELDASRQEISTIARVGSASAARAVTGAFSQLHTGMNDEDCRSRRIPTDLHENLKIIVGLVPYHKETEDAHNEAADSHMFQARNAHIHSQIAEMRDYLRNNDFERAFELAEQDSLSLAATTMTGPSGWVYWQPATLEIFNRVRQLREEEGIPVYFSTDTGASVYVNTTDEHAERVEEEIADCGVSTTVWNVGGPAKLLDEEKHLF